GTCCGGCCCGTGAGCGGGCTGCGCAGGCCGAGGCTTCCCAATCCCGGCCGCAACATCGCCGGCGTCGTCGAGGCGGTCGGCCCCGGAGTGGCCGGGTTCGCGCCCGGTGACGAGATCTACGGCACGGCGGCCGCCGCGTTCGCCGAATTCGCCGCCGCCCGCCCCGAGAGGATCGCCCCGAAGCCGGTCCGGCTCACCTTCGAGGAGGCGGCGACGGTGCCCGTCAGCGCGCTCACCGCACTCCAGGCGGTACGCGACAAGGGCGGGGTCCAGCCGGGCCGGCAGGTCCTGATCACGGGAGCCGCCGGCGGCGTGGGCACCTTCGCCGTCCAACTCGCCCACAGCCTCGGCGCCCACGTCACGGCCGTCGCCAGCACCCCCAAGCTCGACGCCGTACGGAGGCTGGGCGCCGACCACGTGATCGACTACACCCGCGAGGACTTCCTCGCCGGCCCACGCCGCTACGACACCATCATCGACATCGCCGGCAACCGCAGTCTGCGGGATCTGCGCCGCGCCCTCACCCCCCGCGGCAGGCTGGTCATCACCGGCGGCGAGACGGACGGCCGCTGGCTCGGCGGCACCGACCGCCAGCTCCGCGCCCAGCTGCTGTCCCCGTTCACCACCCAGCATCTGGGCACCTTCATCGCCTCCGAGAACGCCGACGGGCTGCGCGACCTGACCGCGCTCATCGACGAGGGCGAGCTCAGCCCCGTCGTGGACGGCGTCCACCCGCTCACGGAGACCGCCGCAGCCGTCCGCCACCTGCTCGACGGCCGCGTCACGGGCAAGCTGGCGATCGCCATGCCCTCCGAGTGACGTCCGAGGGACGCCCGGCCCGGGCCCCGCCGCACCGACCCGCGCCGGCCGAGGCCGCTGACCGGGCGGGCGCCCTCGGGGGGCACCCGCCCGGTCGGCGGAGGAGAGGGACGACGGCTCAGGAGCCCGGCGGTCTCAGGGCCTGGCGGCCAGGTACACCCCGGTGGCGTCCTGGCCGGCCGTGTTGCGGCAGGACCAGTTACCGCTGGTCTTGGCGTTGATCAGGGTGACGCAGCGGCCGAGGGCGAGCTGGGCGTAGTAGTTGGGGTGGAACGACTCCTGTGTGGTGCCCTGGACGGTGGTGCCGAGGTCCAGGAAGCGGGCCCACTCGCTGGTGGTCGCGGAGGGCGGCGTGCTCGGGGTGGCCAGGCGGGTCGCCTTGGCGCACACCTCGCGGCCCTGCAGCAGGTCGCGCAGGTCGAGGAACTGCACGCCCTTGGCCGCGGCCACGCCGGCCAGCCGGTCGGAGATCTGCGGCACCAGCGAGTCGCGGGCCCAGTCGGCGTCCTGGTCCCAGAACGGGCAGCCGCCGGTGTTGGTCCGGGACCAGCCGCTCTCCGGGTAGCGGTTCTCGGAGCTGCGCGGGATCGGCGAGGGGTAGGACTGCAGCACGATCCGGTAGCTGCCCTGGGCGTACCCGGCGGCCGACATCACGGCGCGGATCTCGTCCACGGACTTCGCCGCGCCGGCCATCGCCGCGTCGATCCTGGAGTCCACCGCAGCCTGCTGGTCGTCGTGGCAGTACGACCACCAGACCATGTAGTCCTGGACACAGGTGGAGATCACGTCGGCGAAGCCGAGGTCGTTGCCGCCGACCGAGAGCGTGATCAGCTTGATGTCGTACTGGCCCGCGAGGGCGGCGAGCTGGTCGGCCTGCGGCGCCTCGCCCTTGAAGGACTGCCCGCCGTTGGCGGCGCGGAAGACGTTCGCGCTGGTGGCGCCGGAGCAGGCCAGGTTGAGCTGGGCCTGGCTGATGCCGGAGGCGCTCTTCACCTCGGCCACGTCGGAGCGGTCGCACCCGCTCGCGTACGTGCTGCCGTAGACCCGGGCCGGGTCGTAGGCACTGCCGGTCCAGGCGCGGTCGGTGCCGTCCCGGCTGCCGCTGGTGGTGTCGCTGTTGCCCTTCCAGCGGCCGGCTTCACCGGAGATGTAGCTGTCGCCCATGGAGACGGTGGCGGTGGGTCCGGTGGCGGCCCGGGCGGGGGTGGCGACGCCCAGCAGGGGCAGGGCGAGCGCCACGGCCGCGAGGAGGGCGGAGGTTCTTGCGGAGGTTCTTGGGGACGTGCTTGTGAACATGGGCACGGCGGAACTCCTGCGAACGGCCTCGCGGGAGTGGGGTCGCGAGGCAGTGGTGAGGGTGGGGCCGCCGGCCGGTGGCGCGATGAAGATGACATGCCCGCGCTTGTTACCGCTAGGTAGAGAACACGGGAAATTCGCTGTGTCACCGACCTTGTCGCTGTGTTACCGCCGTGTTTCGCGGTGCGTCACGACACCGCGTCACAACACCGCGTCACGACACCGCTCAGATCAGTCGCGCTCCGCCTCCCGAGGCACCCAGCACCTCGGCCAGGTCGTCCGCCAGCCGCTGCGCCTCGGCCGGCTGGAGGTCGGCCACCGTGAGCCGTACGCCGGGCGCCGACTGGACCCGGAACCGGGCACCCGGGGCGGCCACCCAGCCGCGCTGGAGCAGCCCGGCGGTCACCGCGGTCTCGTCCGCCACCGGCACCCAGACGTTCAGCCCGCTGCGCCCGTACCCGGCGATGCCATGGCCGGCGAGGGCGGTGAGCAGGGCGTCGCGGCGGCGCCGGTAGACCGCGGAGAGCTCGGCGGCGGGGACGGCGTCGGTGCGCCACAGCTCGGCCACGGCGCGCTGGAGCAGGTGGCTGACCCAGCCGGCGTCCAGCCGCTGACGGCCGAGCACCCGGCCGACGGTGGCCGGGTCGCCGATCGCGACGGCCACCCGCAGGTCGGGGGCGAAGGCCTTGGCGGCGGACCGGACCAGCACCCAGGAGGCGACGGTGGGCTCGCCGTCCGCGCCCGCGGCCAGGGACCGGAACGGCTGGTCGACCATGCCGTGGCCGTGGTCGTCCTCGATCAGCAGGGTGCCGGGGTGCTCGGCCAGGACGGCGCGCAGGGCCGCGGCCCGCTCGGCGGTGAGGGCGGCGCCGGTGGGGTTCTGGGCCCGGCTGGTGACGATCAGGCCGCGGGCGCCGGCGGCCAGCGCGGCGGCCACCTGCCCGGGCAGCGGGCCCTCCTCGTCCAGGCCGATCGGGGCGGTGCGCAGCCCGAGCGCGGGCAGCAGGTCGAGCAGGCTGCCCCAGCCCGGGTCCTCCACGGCGACCAGGTCGCCGGGGCGCAGCGCGGCGGACAGGACGCGGCCGATGGTGTCCAGGGCGCCGGAGAGCACGGCGAGGGAGCCGTCGGGGGCGCCGTCGGCGTGGAAGGAGGCGCGGGCGAGGGCGAGCAGCTCGGGGTCGGCGGCGGGGTGTCCGTAGAGCGCGGAGCCCTGCTCGGCGGCCCGGGCCAGGGCGGGGCCGAGCGGGGGGAGGAGCGCCGGGTCGGGGTTGCCGGTGGACAGGTCGCGGGCACCGGGCGGGACGGGGATCCGGGCCTGGTCGCGCGGGGTGGTGACGGGCTTGGGGCGGATCCGGCTGCCGCGGCGGCCGGCGGTCTCGATCACGCCGCGGTCGCGCAGCAGGCGGTAGGCCGCCGCCACGGTGTTGGGGTTGACGCCCAGCTCGACGGCCAGGTCGCGCATGGGCGGCAGGGCCGTGCCCGGCGGGAGCTCGCCGGAGCCGACCGCGCGTTCGACGTCGGCCGCGATCTCGCTGGCACGCCGCCCCTTGATCCGATACTCTCCTAGCACAAACACGATTATGCACTAGTGCAGAGAGGTTGTCATGTCGGACACCGCCTCGTACGCCCGCACCCCCCGCACCGTCCCCACCCGCTACCGCGACCGCGCCGTCTGGGAGAAGGAGGCCGTCAACGCCGTCCTCGACGCCGGCTACCTCTGCCACCTCGGTTTCGTCCGCGACGGCGCGCCCGTGGTGCTGCCCACGATCTACGCCCGGGTCGGCGAGCGGCTGTACGTCCACGGCTCCACCGGCAGCCGCCCGATGCGCGGCGCCGCCGACGATCAGGGGATGGCGGTCTGCGTCACCGTGACCCTGGTGGACGGCCTGGTGCTGGCCAAGTCCGCCTTCAACCACTCCGTCAACTACCGCTCCGTGGTGGCCCACGGCACCGCGTACCAGGTCACCGACGCCGAGGAGCTGACCGTGGCGCTGGACGCCCTGGTCGACCAGGCCGTCCCCGGCCGCTCCGCCGACGTCCGCCCGGCCAACGCCAGGGAGCGCGCCGCCACCGCTGTCGTCCGGCTCGACCTGGACGAGGTCTCCGCCAAGGTCCGCGCCGCCGGCGCCGGGGACGAGGAGGAGGACCTGGACCTCCCGTACTGGGCCGGCGTCGTCCCGGTCACCCAGGTGTTCGGCGCACCGGAGCCCGCCCCGCACACCACCGTCCCGCTGCCCGCCTACCTCAGGGGCTGACGCCGGGCCGCCCGGCGTTCACCGCGCCCGAGCGGCGGCGCAGCACGGAATTCCGGCACCCGGCTGATGGAATGTGAGACGACCTCCGTCCGTCCGGCCGCGCAGGTGGGCCGCCGTACCTCCGGGAGCCCGCCCTGGCCAGCACCGACCCGGCCGCCTCCGATCACCTCGGCCATGTCGTGTTCATCTCGGCGGCCGCCGCGATGGGCGGCTTCCTGTTCGGCTACGACAGCGCCGTCATCAACGGCGCGGTGACGGGCATCCAGAAGCACTTCGGCGTGGGCAACGGCGAGACCGCCTTCGTGGTGGCCATCGCGCTGCTCGGCTCGGCGGCCGGCGCGGTGGTCGCCGGGCGGCTGGCCGACCACCTGGGCCGGGTCCGCACCATGCTGCTGGCGGCGACGCTGTTCGCGGTCAGCGGGATCGGCTCGATGTTCCCGCCCAACGTCCAGGTGCTGGCCGTCTGGCGGGTGGTCGGCGGCGTGGCCATCGGCATCGCCTCGGTGGTCGCGCCGACGTACATCGCCGAGGTCGCGCCCACCGCGTACCGCGGCCGGCTGGCCTCCTTCCAGCAGATGGCGATCGTGCTCGGCATCACCGTCTCCCAGCTGGCCAACTACGCGCTGAACGAGGGCGCCGGCGGGGAGTCCACCAACCACCTGGGCGGGGTGCAGGCCTGGCAGTGGATGCTCGGCGTGGAGACCGTCCCCGCCGTGGTCTACGGGATCATGGCGCTGGCGATCCCCGAGTCCCCGCGCTACCTGATCGCCGACCGGCGCGAGGACGAGGCCCGCAAGGTGCTTACCGAGGTGGAGGGCGAGGGTGCCGACCTGGACGCCCGGGTGGCCGAGATCCGGTCCGTGCTGGACACCACGCAGAAGCCGCGGGCCCGGGACCTCACCGGCGGCCGGTTCGGGCTGCTGCCGATCGTCTGGATCGGCATCGGCGCCTCGGTGTTCCAGCAGTTCGTCGGCATCAACGTGATCTTCTACTACTCCTCCTTCCTGTGGCAGTCGGTGGGCATCGACGAGTCCAACTCGCTGCTGATCAGCCTCTCCACCTCGATCGTCAACGTGGTCGGCACGGTGATCGCGATGGCCCTGGTGGACCGGATCGGACGCAAGCCGCTGGCGCTCGCCGGCTCGGCCGGCATGGCCGCCTCGCTGACCGTCGCCGCCTGGGCGTTCTCCTTCCGCGAGGGCACCGGCAACACCGCCACCCTGGACGACTTCCACGCCACCGTCGCCCTGGTGGCGGCGCACGTCTTCGTGTTCTGCTTCGCCTTCTCCTGGGGCGTGGTGGTCTGGGTGCTGCTCGGCGAGATGTTCCCGGGCGCCATCCGGGCGCTGGCCCTCTCGGTGGCCGCCTCCGCGCAGTGGATCGCCAACTGGGCGATCACCGTCAGCTTCCCCAGCCTGGCCGACTGGAACCTGTCGGCCACCTACGGCATCTACGCCGCCTTCGCGCTGCTGTCCATCCCGTTCGTCGCGTTCTGCATCCGGGAGACCAGGGGCCGGGCCCTGGAGGAGATGGGCTGACGCTCACTCCGCTGACGCTCACTCCAACGGCCCGGCGTCGGTACGGGCCGCCGCCGCGCGCCCGCGCATAGCATCTGGCCATGAGCGGCTCGGCACAGCATGTCACCTTCCCCGGCGACGGGCAGACGGCCCACGGCTACCTGGTCCTCCCGCCCCAGGCGGTCGGCCCCGGACTGGTGGTGGTCCCCGGACAGCAGGGCCTGACCGGCCACATCCGGGCCATGGCCGACCGGTTCGCCGAGGAGGGCTTCGTCGCCCTCGCCCCCGACCTGCCCTCCGGTGCCCCGGCCGACGGTGAACTCCCGCCCGAGCAGGCCGTGGTGGACCTGCGCGGCGCCGTGGACTTCCTGCTCGGCCATCCGCAGGTGGTCGGCGACTCGGTCGGCGCGGTCGGCTTCTGCCGGGGCGGCGGACTCTCCCTCGTCCTCGCCGCGCAGGAGGGCGACCGGGTCGCCGCGGTGGTCCCGTTCTACGGCCTGCCGGCCGACGACTTGTTCGAGTACCGGGGACTGACCGCCCACGTCCTCGGCCACTACGCCGAGGAGGACGACGCCAACCCGGTCACGGCGGTGGACGAGGCCGCGATCCGGATCGGCGAGGCCACCGACCGCCGGCCCGAGATCCACTTCTACCCGGCCGGCCACGCCTTCATGAACGAGGAGAACCCCGCCGGCGCCTACGACGCCCTCCAGGCCCGCACCGCCTGGCTGCGGACCCTCAGCTTCCTCTGGGCCCACCTCGGCTGACACCCCGCCGCACGCGGCCGGACCGGCGGAAACCCCGTGGACACCCCCGCCCCGGCGCACCCATAGTCACCGGATGACCACCGCCCTCCGCCCGACCCACAGCCGCCGACCCGCCTGGGCCGGACGGAACTTCACCCTGCACACCTCCGCCACCGTGATCAGCGGCCTCGGCAACGCCGCCGCACCGATCGCCACCGCCTTCGCCGTCCTGGAGCACGGCGGCGGCACCTCCGAGGTCGGCTACGTCACGGCCGCCCGGATGGTCCCGCTGGTCCTCCTGCTGCTGATCGGCGGCGCGCTGGCCGACCGGCTGCCCCGGCACCGGGTGATGGTCGGCGCCAACCTGTTCAACGCCCTCTCCCAGGCCGTCCTGGCGGCCCTGGTGCTCGCCGGCCCGGTCGGCCTGCCGCCCCTGCTGCTGCTCTCCGCCGCGGGCGGCGCCGGGCAGGCCTTCTACGGCCCGGCCGCCCAGGGGGTGATCCTGCAGAGCGTCGACGCCGAGCACTCGGCCCGCGCGTTCTCGGTCTACCGGATGGCCGTGAACGGCGCCCAGATCGGCGGCGCGGCCCTCGGCGGCGCCCTGGTCGGGCTGATCGGCCCCGGCTGGGTGCTCGCCCTGGACGCCGGCTGCTTCGTCCTCGCCGCCGCCCTGCGCACCCTGCTCGACCTGCCCGCCGCCTCCGAGGCCTCCCCCGGCGAACCGGGCTCCTCGCCGGCCCCCGACATGCTGGGCGAACTCCGGGCCGGCTGGCGCGAGTTCATCGGCCGCCGCTGGCTGTGGGCGGTGGTGCTGCAGTTCTCCGTGGTGATGGCCTGCATCGAGGCGGTGGAGGCGGTGTACGGCCCGGTGGTGGCGAAGCAGCGCCTCGGCGGCGCGGGCGCCTGGGGTACCGCGATGGCCGCGTTCAGCGTCGGCATGCTGGCCGCCGGCCTGCTGACGGCCCGCCGGCAGCCCCGCCGGATCCTGCTGGTCGGCAACCTCGGCGTCTTCCTGTTCGCCCTGCCCGCCGTCGCGCTGGCGGTGGCGGCACCCGTCCCGGTGCTGGCCGCCGCGATGTTCGTCTCCGGCGCGGGGGTGACCGTCTTCGGGGTCAACTGGATGCTCGCGCTGCAGCAGGAGATCCCCGTCGAGCTGACCTCCCGGGTCTCCGCGTACGACGCGCTCGGCTCGCTGGCGCTCACCCCGGTCGGCCTGGCCGCGGCCGGACCGGCCGCCGACCTGCTCGGGCTGGACGGCGCGCTGTGGGCCTGTGCCGCGACCACCCTGCTGCTGGCGGCGGCCGTGCTGGTCGTCCCCGAGGTGCGGCGGCTGTCCCGGGCCACCGGGGACCGTCCCGCCGTCGGCGACCGCGCCCCCGCGCCCGCACCCGCACTGAACTGACCCTCCGGCAACCGGCGTCGCCCGCGCGGTCGTCCCCCGGAGACCAGGCCACCGATCAAGGGGAGTGACCGCGTGACCCGACCCCTGCTGTTCCTCGACGCGGACGGCGTGCTCAACCCGCTCGACCCGCACCCGGACGCCGGCTTCACCGCCCACACCGTGCTCGGCTACCGGGTCCTGCTCGCGGACCGGCACGCCGACTGGCTGAACGAACTGGCCGGGACGTACGACCTGGTGTGGGCCACCACCTGGGAGGAGGAGGCCAACCTCCACCTCGCGCCGCTGCTCGGACTGCCCGAGCTGCCGGTGGTCCGCTTCAACGGGTACGTGGCGCAGCCGGACGACCCGAAGGTCCCGCTGATGGAACTGCTCTCCGCCCGCAAGTGGGCCCCGCTGCTGCGGTACGCCCGGGGCCGGCCGTTCGCCTGGGTCGACGACTGCATCCCGCCCCGGCTGGTCCGCCGCTCGCTGCTGCGCCGGGACCGGCTGCTGATGGCGATCGACCCGGTGGAGGGCCTGGAGCGGTACCACGTGGACCGCCTGCTGAACCGCCCCCCGGCCGCCCGCCGCTTCCGGCGCGCCCGTCGGCCGGGCGAGTGAGTCCGCATCCTACCGGTTGGCCCGTTTCGGTTCGGGTTGGGCCCCTTTCGTCCGGCCGGGCGGTGCACGGATAGATTCGCAACCATGCGCATCCGGATCATCGACGCCTTCACCGATCGCCCGTTCGCGGGGAACCCCGCCGCGGTGTGCCTGCTGGACGGGCCCGACTGGCCGGAGACCGCGTGGATGCGGCGGGTCGCGGCGGAGATGAACCACTCCGAGACCGCCTTCGCCCTGCCGCTGGCCGCCGGCGGCGGGGCCGAGTGGGGGCTGCGCTGGTTCACCCCGGTCGAGGAGGTCAACCTCTGCGGCCACGCCACCCTCGCCACCGTGCACGCCCTGCGCTCGGACGGCCTCGCGGCGGGCGCCTGGGTGCGGTTCAGCACGCTCTCCGGCATCCTGCGGGCCCGCCCCGAGCCGGACGGCTCGATCACCCTGGACTTCCCGGCCGCGCCCGTCGCCCCCGCCGCCGTCCCGGACGGCCTGCGCGAGGCCCTCGGCCGCCCCGTCCAGGAGCTGTACGACACCGGCGCGGTGGGCGACCTGCTGGCGGTCCTGCCCAGCGAGCACGCCGTCCGGGCCCTCGCCCCCGACCTCGGCGCCCTCGCCCTGCTCCCGATCCAGGGCGTGATCGCCACCGCCCCGGCCGACGACCCGAACGGCGGGTACGACTTCGTCTCCCGGGTGTTCTGCCCCGGCATCGGCATCCCCGAGGACCCGGTCACCGGCAGCGCCCACACCGCCCTCGCCCCGTTCTGGGCGCAGCGGCTGGGCCGCCCCGCGGTGACGGGCTACCAGGCCTCCGTCCGCGGCGGCCTGGTGGCCTGCGAGGCCACCACCGACCGCGTCCTCCTCTCCGGCCGCGCCGTCACCGTCCTCGACGGCACCCTCCACAGCCACCCCTGACCCGGAAGCAGGTGGCGCAATCGGGCTCTTCAGGGGGGCGTGGGGGCACCTTCCAGCCGCCAAGGCTGGGGGAGAACTGCGCGAAACCGGAAGACACGGCGCCGCACCCGCTCCCGTCACAGCCATCCGCCCTGCCGCGGCCGCACGCACCCGGTCTCCCGCTTCGCGCAGTTCCCCCCTCGCCCCCGGGCTCGCCGGTCACCCGATCACCCGGTCACCCGCTCAGAGCCGGTGCCGCTCCTGCTTCAGCCCCTCCGCGTCCAGCTCCCCGAACGGCGGGATCCCCCGCCCCGGCGCCAGCGTCGGGGCCTCCGCCAGCCCGGCCCAGTCCCGCAGCTTCGCCGTGGCCGCCGCGGACTCCGCCGCCCCCAGCGACCCGATCTTCGCCCCGTGGTTGGCCCCGGCCGCGGTGTACACGTAGCTGTCCCGGCTGCCCCGGCCGAGGCCGAACCGCTCCGCGCCCCACGGGTCGTTCTGCCCGTAGACGAAGATGATCCGCTGCGCGGAGTTCCGCACCCACCGGTCGACGTCCCGCATGGCGGACGGGTCGAACCGCATCGGGATCGACCGCGGCACGTAGCTCCGCGGCGAGTAGAGCTCCCGGTAGTCGTAGTGCAGCAGGTCCTTCAGGTGCGAGACGTCGAACGTGGGCGCTCCCAGCTGCGTCCCGGCCTGGTAGTAGTACGCCGTGTACCCGGCCAGCGAGGCGTCGCTGTTCGAGGTGACGCCGGAGTGGGTGTCGAACCAGGCGTAGAGCTGGTCGTCCGTGGCCGTGGCGGGCGGCACCTCCGCGCAGTCCGCCTCGCCGCTGTACTGCCAGAACGCCCAGACGACGTCGAGCACCCCGACCTCGTAGCCGCGGTCGGCGCTGCCCACGGTCTCGAAGGTGTTGCCCTGGGCGGCGTTGTCGGCGGCGTAGCGGGGTTCCAGGGTGGCGCGGCGGGCGAGCAGTTCGCGCTGGGCGGTGTTCAGGGCGGCCCGGCACTCGGGGGTGCCGACCTGCCGGAAGAAGGCGGTGTAGGCGGAGTCCTCGCGGTCGTTGACGTCGTTGGGCGCGACGTACGCGACGGTGCCGTCCACGTCGTGCGGGTAGAAGCGGCGGTGGTAGACCGAGGACATCCCGCCCTTGCTGGCGCCGGTGGAGATCCAGGCGCCGCGGTACACGGACTTGAGCGCGGTGATCAGCCGGTGGGCGTCGGCGGCGGCCTGTTCGATGCCGGCCTTGGTCCAGTCGGCGGGCTCGGGGCGGGAGGGGGTGAAGTAGCGGTACTCGATGGAGACCTGGTTGCCGTCGGTCAGCCGGGTGGGTTCGGTGCGCGACGGGTTGGTGCCGAGGGTGTAGCCGTTGGTGTAGAAGACGGTGGGCCGGTCGTCGGCCCGGTGCAGCACGCTGAACCGCTGCTCGAAGGTGCCGCGCCACGGCCGGGCGTGGTCGATCGGCTGGGTGTACGTCAGCAGAAAGTACCGGTGGCCGGTGGTGGTGGGCTTCTCCTCGGTGACCTTCATCCCGGGGATGGCCGCCAGCCGGTCCCGGATGTCGGCGCTTCGGCTGTCGGCCGTCCGGGTGTCGCCCTGGGCGGCGGCCGCGGCGGGGACGGCCAGGCCGAGGCCGGGGGCGGTTATCAGCAGGGCGGCGGCGAGCAGCCCGCGGAGCAGAGGTCGCATCAACTCTCCAGCATGGTCGGATATCGGACGTGCCGCACCACACTGACGTGAGCATGACGGAGCGTCAAGGGATCGTGCAGACCCCGCTCCGGGGCGGTGGCGGTCTCACCGGGAGGCCGGGGGCTCCAGATTGCGGGTGATGCGCTCCAGGACGGCGACGGCGGTGCGGTAGTCCTCGGCCGGGACGCCCTCGGTGCACCGCGTACGGAAGTCGGCGACCCGTTCGGCGACCCGGGCGAGGCGGGCGCGGCCGTCGGCGGTCAGGTCGAGGCGCCCGGGTGACGGGCGGTCGGCCCAGCCGTCGGCGAGGACGGTTTCGAGGGCCGCGGTGCGGGCGGCGGCGTCGGCGTTGGCGGCCAGGACGGTGTGGACGTCGGCGTCCCGGGCCTGCGCGGTGTCCTCGACGACGTTGAGGACCTGCCAGGCCAGCCGGGTGAGGCCGAACTCGGCCAGCAGGGCGTCCATGGCGGTGGTGAGGGCGTGGTCGGTGCGGTTGAGCCAGTACCCGATGGGTTTCATGTTGTCCTCCTGAGGGTCAGTGGTGCCGGGCCTGGGCCCGGCGGGGCAGCAGCCGGACCAGGGCGCAGCAGCCGAGCA
The window above is part of the Kitasatospora sp. HUAS MG31 genome. Proteins encoded here:
- a CDS encoding MarR family transcriptional regulator → MKPIGYWLNRTDHALTTAMDALLAEFGLTRLAWQVLNVVEDTAQARDADVHTVLAANADAAARTAALETVLADGWADRPSPGRLDLTADGRARLARVAERVADFRTRCTEGVPAEDYRTAVAVLERITRNLEPPASR